Below is a window of Myxococcus xanthus DNA.
GACAGCCCCAGCTTCTCCTTGAGCTCGAGGTGGAGCTTGATGAGGTGCACCGAGTTGGCGCCCAGCTCGAAGAAGTTCCGGTCCGGGTGGACCTCTGGAACCCCCAGCACCTCCGCCACGGCCTTCGCGATGGACTGCTGAAGCGCCTGGGCCTCACGGCCTGGACGGGCGGCGGCAGCGGGCTTGCTCTCCTCGCGCTGCGTGGGCCGCGCGACGTGGTCCGGATGCGGCAACGCCTTGCGGTCCACCTTGGCGTTGCGGGTCAGCGGCAGCGCCTCCAGCACGACGTAGGTCGCTGGGACCAGGTGTTCGGGCAGCTTGCGGGACAGGAACTCGCGGACGTGCCGGGTATCCACGCCGCGCTTCGTGTCCGAGGCGACGACATAGGCGACCAGGCGCTTTTCGTGGTGATCGCCGACCGCCCCGACCACCGCCGCGCTGATGCTCGGCTCCTGGAGCAACGCGGCCTCGATTTCACCCGGCTCGATGCGCTGTCCACGGATGGAGAGCTGGAAGTCGACGCGGCCGAGGAACTCGATGGTGCCATCCGGCAGATACCGCCCGAGGTCGCCGGTGCGGTAGAGGCGCTCACCCGTCCGAGGGTGCACGGTGAACTTCTTCGAGCCCGCTCCCGCGCCCACGTAGCCCAGCGCCACGCCCACGCCCGCGCAGCACAGCTCGCCGGGCACCCAGATGGGACGCTCGTCCAGGTGCTCGTCCAGCACGTAGTACTTCGTGTTCGAGATGGGCTTTCCGTACGGAATGCTGCGGCGCCGCTCGTCGGCTTCGACGACCGGATGGGAGATGTTCCACAGGGACGTCTCCGTCGGGCCGCCGACGCTCATCAGCTTCACGTCGCCGAACTTCGCCCGCAGCCGTGCGGGCATGGTGACGGGGAGCCAATCTCCTCCGAGCATCACCAGACGCAACGGGCAGGTCAGCCGGGCGTTGCTGCCTTCGAGATACGTCAGCAGCATCTCCATCATCGCCGGCACGGTGCTCCAGATGGAGACGCCATGACGGGACATCAGCTCGGCCCAGTGGGAGGGGTCCCTGCGCGAGGAGGCGTCCGGCATGACCAGGGCCGCGCCCGCGCTCAGGGTGCCGAAGACGTCGTAGACGGAGAAGTCGTGGTGGAGCGCGCTGAGCGCGATGACGCGGTCTTCCGGCCCGACGCCGAACTTCCGGTTCGTCCACTCCACGCCATTGACCATCCCGGCGTGGGTGAGCATGGCCCCGTTGGGCTGGCCCGTGGAGCCGGAGGTGTAGAGGATGTGCGCCAGGTCCTCGGGCTTCTGCACGGGCGCCAGTGGCGCCTCGCTGTACTCACTGAAGGCGTCCGGCGTGACGACCAGCACCTGCACCCCTTCGGGCCAGGACTCCTGGGCGAACTTCGGCTGCGTCACCGCCAGCTCGGCCCCGCCGTTCCGCATCATGAAGACGCGCCGCTCGTGCGGCAGCCCCGCGTCGATGGGCAGGTACGCCGCTCCCGAGCTGAGAACCCCCAGCGCGGCCACGACCTGCTCCCACCCCTTCTCCATCACAATCGCGACGATGCGGTTGGGCGCGGCGCCACGCTCGCGCAGCGCATGTCCGAGCCGGCTGGAGCGCCGGGCGAGCTCGCCATAGCTCAGCCTGACGCTCGACGAGGCCAGCGCCAGGGCGTCCGGGCGTGCCGCGGCGTGGCGGTAGAAGCCCGTGTGGAGCAGCTCCCCGCTCCGCGGGCGCGCCGTGTCGTTGACGCGGGCCAGCAGTTCCACCTGCCGGACCGGACGGGTGTCCAGCCCCTGCTGGTCCCACGCGGCGTCGTCCTCCGCCAGGCGCCGTAGCAGCGCGCAGAAGCTGGAGAACATGTCTTCAATCATGCCGGACGGGAACAGCTCCTCCGCCACGTCCCAGTTCAGGAAGACGCCGCCCCGCTGGTAGACAATCTGCAGGTCGATCCACACCTGGGGCGTCTGCGTCAGCGCCTCGATGAGCTCGCCGAACTCCTCCGCCAGGAAGTCGACCCAGTGCGAGTCCTTGCTCTTGGAGTGAGACGCGAAGCTCGTCATCACCACCGGCATGATGGCGCCCGCGATACGCCCCTGGGCCCTGAACAGCTCCCGCAGCAGCTCGACGCCGCTGACCTCACGGTGCTCCAGCGCCAGGAAGAGCTGGTCCCGGATGGCAAGGGCCCGCTCCGTGAACGTCCGCTCCGGCCGGTGGTCCACCTCAATCAGCGTGAAGCTGGCGAAGGTGCCGACAATCTCGTTGACCTGGGGATGAAGGGGCAGCCGGTTGAAGTGCGGGACGTTGAGCGTGAAGCGAGGGCTGCGGCTCCAGCGCGCCATGACCTCCGCGTACGCCGCCAGCAGCAGCTCCGGCTCCGTCAGCTTGCGCGCGCGGGCTCGCTGCTTGAGCGGCTGCCAGATATCCGGCCCCAGCCGTTCGAACACGCGCCCGAAACGAGGACGCCGGAGCGAACCCGGGTCCTTGTCCAGCGGGAGGTCCGGCGCGGGCGGGAGGTTCGGAAGGCGGGAGCGCCAGTACTCGAGCGAACGCGCATGACGAGCACCGCGCGCATGCTGCACCGCCAGCGCGTAGTCCCGGAAGGACAGGTCCAGTTGGGGAAGCGCGGGCGCCCCGCCCAGGTGTTTGTAGAGGTGGACGAGCTCCCGGTAGAGAATCTGGAAGCTGTAACCATCGATGAAGGTTCCATCGATGCTCATGAAGAGGCGCGAGCGGCCCCCGTCGAGCTGGCACACGCGGAGCTCGAACAACGGCCACTGGTCGAGCGCCAGCACCTGCTGCGACAGCCGCTCGCGGATGGCCTGGAAGCGAGCCTCCGTCTCCTCCTGTTCGCGCCCGCGCAGGTCCTCCACGGGCAGGACGTAGCGCGGCACGTCGGGGAGGATGCGCTGCTGGAAGCCCGGGAGCGCCACCACCCGAAGCATCTCGTGGCGGGCGATGAGCAGGTTCCAGGCGTCCTCGAAGCGGGCCAGGTCGAGCGCGTGGCAGTCAATCTCGTTGTACGCGTGCATCGCCGCGTTCATCTCGAGCTCGGCCTGCCGGCCCACGCTGTAGGCCTGCTGGATCTCCGTCATCGGGAACGGCGCGTGCCGCTCCTCGGGCCGGGGCGTGATTTGCGGCAGCGTCTCCGCCTGGGGCATGCGCTGCTCCGACAACAGGGTCAGCAGCGCGGCCTTGTTCGCCACGAGCTGCTCGCGCAGCGCTCCTGGAATCTCGCCCGTGGGCGAATCGACCGCCAGGCGGTCCCCCTCCACCGACAGCTTGATGCCGTGCCCAGCGAGGGCCTGAAGAAGCTCATTCAATGTCATAGCAGGACCCGCTTCGAATCATCGCGCTCCGAGGAGGCAGCGCCGAGCACACTGGCCACAGCGAGCTTTCCGAGAAGCTCAGCCGTCACCTGCTCAATGGAACTTTCATCAACGAAACTCTTGAGAGGCATGCTCACGTCGAGTTCGCCCAGCACCATGTCCCGCAACTCGAGCGCCATGATGGAGTCGAACCCCAGCGCGTCGAACGAGTCCGTGGACGAGAGCTTCGTCGTCGGAATCTTTCCAACCTCGCTGATCATCTCCTTGAGCCGCGCCTCCAGGACGCCGCGGCGAGCGGAGCCTTCCAACGCGAGCAACACCTCGCGCAGCTTGCGCGGCGCCTCCATGACGTCAGGGACGGCATCGGTGACGGACTCGGTCCGGAACAGCGACGAAGCCACGATGGAAGGATGGCTGGCAGTCCAACGCGTCACATCGAAGCGCGCGATGCCCCGGGTGACGCGGTTCTCCGCGAGCACCAGCGCCATGGCCGCCAGGGCTTCATCCACGGACATGGGCGACATGCCCCGCTCCGCCAGCCGGTCGCCACGCCGAGCATCCGCGACGGCCATGCCGACCTCGCCCCAGCTCCCCCAGTTGAGACTGATGGCCGGCAGACCCCGTGCGCGACGGAAGTGCGCCAACGCATCGAGGAATGCATTGGCCGCGGCATAGCTGGCCTGCCCCGGCGAGCCAATCAGCGACGCCGTCGAGGAGAACAGGACGAAGTGCTCGAGGGTGGTGTCGGTGGCCAGCGCATGGAGGTTCCACGCACCGTCGACCTTGGGGCCCATGACCGTCTCGAAGCCCTGGGGCTCCCACTGCAACAACGAGCTGTCCGCCAGCACACCCGCGCTGTGGAAGATGCCCCCCAGCGGCGCTCCGCCTCGGCGGACGGCAGCCAGCATCTCCGCCACCGACTCCGGGCGGCTCACATCGACGCGGAAGGTCTCCACCCGCGCGCCCGCCGCACGCAGCGGCGCCAGGGCCTGGCGGGCCTCGTCGGTCTCACCTTTTCTTCCACAGAGGGCAAGGTGCCGCGCGCCGCGCTCCACCAGCCAGGAGGCGAGCCGCAGTCCGATTCCACCGAGCCCGCCCGTAATCAGATACGTGCGGTCTTGCCGGGGACGAAACGCTCCCGTGCCTTCCGGAATCGTTTGGGTCTGCGTGAGCGAGGGCACCAGCCGCTGCTCGCCGCGCAGCACGACCTCGTCGTCGTCAGCGGAAGCAGAGACCTTGCGCGCCAGCTCCGTCACCAGCGCACCGAAGGCCGCGGGTTCGATGTCGATGCGCTTGCAGGCAAGCTCCGGGTGCTCGTAGGCGACAACCCGTCCCAGGCCCCACAGTGGCGCGCCAGCAATCGCCGTGGGTCCAGCCGCTCCGTCAGCGGCTTGCGAGCCCTGGGTGACGAGGAACAGCCGAGGCAGCGTTGGCGCCGAGTGCCGCGCCAGGGTCTGCACGAGCGACGCCGCCGCGTGGACCTCTCGCTGAACCGATGTGTGCAGCCCTTCCAGTGATTCGGGATGCTCCGAACCCGACAGGTAGATGACGCCTCGGGGCGCCGGGCTCTCGGACAGCCACTCCCGGAGCACCGACGCCTGCTCGGAGCCCACGATGGCCACGCGCACCGTGCCTCCGGCGGTGGACAGGGATTGCCGCAGCGACTCCGAGGCAGCCGGCTGCGTGCTCACGATGAGCCAGCGGCCCTCCGCGTCCACGGGCCCCTGCCCCACCGTACGCGCATGCCACGTGAGTTCGCAGAAGAGGTCCCGGGGGGATGCATCCCGGACGGGCTGCACGCTGCTCGGTGCTGGAGCGACCGCTCCGTCCCACCAGTAGCGCTCACGCTGCCACGGGTACGTCGGCACCACCGTCTTGCGCGCCCCCGTGAAGAGCCCCTCGAAACGAATGGAGCCACCCGAGGAGTACCCACCCGCGATGACGCCCAGGACACCCGTCCAGGCATCATCTCCGGGCCTGCTGGCACGCAGGATGACGGCCTTGCTTCCACGGCTGCGTGCAGTGGCCTCCAACGCCGCCCCAACGGAAGCCTCACAAGAGACCTGGATGAAAGCCGAGGCGTTCCGCGCACACAGGTTCGCCACGGACGACGCCGGGTCGATCACCGCGGCGCGCTGTCTCTCCCAGTACGCGCCCGGTACCGTGGCGCCCGCTTCGACCCAGGCGCCATCGACGGTGGAGAAGAATGGGTACTTCACGGGTTGAGGACGCACGGGCTGCGCTGGCGTCAACTGCAAGGCGAGCCGCACGGCGTCTTCCACGCTGAGTGCTCCCGCGACCACTCCCGCGGAGAGCGCTCCCACGCCGAAGCCGGAAACAGCTGCGGGGGTCAGACCGCACGCGCGCCAGAGCTCCGCCAATGCGAGCTGGAGCACGAGGAGAGTGCCCACCGGGTGTCCTTCGCCCGCCTGCGCTCCCGCCACCTGTTCGATGACGGACCCACCTGCCACCTGCCGGAAGACCGCATCCACCTTCTCCGCGTGGGCGCGGAAGACGTCCCGGCCCAGCAGCTCACGCATCAACCGGCTGGCCTCGGGCTCCGTGCCACCGAAGAGGAAGACGGGCTCGCCCTCGCCTGAACCTCGATTGACACCCGGCGCATCGCGTCCCTCCGTGACAGCGTGAAGGGCCGCTCGAAGCGCCTCGGGCGTCCTCGCCACGAGCACCGCACGGTGCGCATGGTGTGAGCGTCCAGCGCCCGCCATGAAGCACGCATCCTGGAGCCGCGCCCCAGGACCGGCCTCCGACACGTACTGGAGCCATGACGCCGCCAGTGTGCGCAGCGCGGGCTCCGAGCGCGCGGAGAGGGGCAACACATACGGCCCGGCGTCCACGGCGGCATGGGCGGCCTCCGCGTACGCCTCGACGAGCGCATGCGCGTTCACACCGCTCATCCCAAACGAGCTCACGGCGACGCGATGAGGGCCGTCCTTCTCCGCCAGGGCCGTGCGCGCTCGAGGCACCGCGAGCCCTGAGCCCTCCCACGCGAACTCCGGGGTCGGGTGCTCGAAGTTGATGGAGGGAGGCACCTCGCCCGCCTGGAGCACCAGGACGGCCTTGATGAGTCCCGCGATGCCGGCCGCGGCCTCCGTGTGACCGATGTTCGGCTTGACGGAGCCAATCCACAGCGGGCGCTCCGAAGTCCGCGCTGCGCCGTAGACGCGCGACACGCCGTCCAGCTCGATGGGATCTCCCAGCCGCGTTCCCGTCCCGTGCGCTTCCAGGTAGTCCACCTGCCCGGGCTCGATGCCCGCGCGCTGCAACACGCGCCGGTACAGCGCTTCCTGTGCCCCGACGTTCGGCACCGTGAGACCACCGCTGGCGCCGTCGTGGTTCATGCCCGTGCCACGCAAGGTCGCGAGGATGCGGTCACCATCCCGAACGGCGTCCCGCAGCCGCTTCAGGACGACCACGCCACAGCCCTCCCCCTGCACCATGCCGTCCGCGTCCCGGTCGAACGTGCGGCAATGGCCGCTGGGGGAGAGGGCTCCCGCCTTGGACAGGAACACGCTGAGTTGCGGCGCCAGGATGAGCTTCACGCCTCCGGCGATGGCGAGCGTCGACTCTTCTGTCCGCAGGCTCTGACACGCCAGGTGCACAGCGGACAAAGAGGACGAGCACGCGGTGTCCACCGCCATGCTCGGCCCTTCGAGCCCGAGGAGGTACGACAGCCGGCCCGCCACATAGCTGGCGTCCACACCCGTGGAGTAGTGGGCGCTCACCTTCTCCAGCCCGCCCCCCGTGACGAACGCGTAGTCCTTCGCGTGGACGCCCGCGAAGACACCGGTCCGCGTCCCCTGGAGCTGGTGTGGGGGAATGCCAGCGTCCTCCAGGGCCTCCCAGCTCACCTCCAGGAAGAAGCGCTGCTGCGGGTCCATGCCCTCGGCTTCACGCCGGGAGATGTGGAAGAACTCCGCGTCGAACCGGTCCACCTCGTCCACGAAGCCGGCGCGGCGCATGGCCAGCTTCCCGGGCCTGGAGGGGTCCGGGTCATAGAGCCCCTGGAGCGCCTGCCGGTCGCTGGGAATCTCCGTCAGCGCCTCCCGTGCCCCCCACAGCAGGTCACGGAACTTCGCGGGGCTGGTGGCGCCCCCCGGAAAGCGGCAGGCCATGCCGATGATGGCAATCGGTTCCCGCTCACCATTCGAGGCCGTGGCCAGCTTCTTCTGCAGCTTCTCGATGGTCAGCAACGCCTGCTGGAGTGGCGACAACTCCGCCATGAATCCGTCCTTGCGGTTCATCACGCGACCTCGAGGCTGAGTTCGGCCAACGTCCGGGCGATCTGCTCGCGCGCTTCGTCCTCGGACAGCCCGGCAATGCGTTCCATCAGGCCCTGCTCCTCCTGCTCGGGCGTACTCACCTCGCCCGGGTCCGACGGCAGGCGGCCACGCCGCGCCTCCAGCAGGGACAGCAGCCGCTTCGCCAGCGACTCCAGCCGGGGCAGCTCGAAGAAGAGCGTCGTCGACAGCGGGAGCTCGAGCGCCCGCGAGATGCGCTCCTTCAACAACGTGGCCCCAATGGAGTTCAGGCCCAGTTCGAAGAAGGTCCGCCCCTGCACATCGAGCGTCGCGGGCTCGACCTCCAGCACGTCCGCGAGGTGCCCCCGCAGGAACGCCCGCATCTGGGCCTCCCCATGCACGTCGGGAACGCGGGAAGCATCCCCGGCGGCCACCGCGGCGGCCTGAAGCAGGGTGGCGGCGTCCGGCCGCGCGTCCTTGGGTGAGCGGCAGACTTCATCGGGTGAAAGCCACTCGGGCCACAGGCGCTGACGCTGGAAGGGGTAGACCGGCAGGCTCACGCAGCGCCCTGCACGCACCGGGAACACCTCGGGCGGCACCGTCCCATCCGCGACGAAGACACGCCCGGCCTCCACCTGCTCCAGCGGCATGCCCTCCTGAACCAGGAGCGCCGTCCCACTCGACGTCGCGAGCGAATCCAGGAGCGCCACGAGCCCAGCCCGGTCGCCCGCAATCACCACGGCACGGTGCCGGTGGTGCTGACGCTTGAGCGCCGCCGTGAAGCAGACGTCCTCCAGCGTCGCCACCGAGTCCGGCGTCGTGGCGAGGAAGTCCCGAAGCTGGAGCGCCCGCTGACGGAGCGCGTCCTGAGAGAGCGCCGAGAGCGCCAGGAAATGGACCGGCGCGGGCGTCCGCTCCAGCACCGCAGCCGGAGCTGCCTCCAGGACCACGAAGCCGTTGGCACCGCCCAGGGACGTGGAGACGATGCCCGCTCGCAGCGGCACGCCAGGCTCCCGCGCGGCCCAGGGCTCCAGCTCCGTCTGGATGCTCAGCCCGAGCGCGTCGAACGAAACCAGCGGGTTGGGCGCATCCACGTGAATCGTCGGCGCCAACGTCCGGTGGTGCAGCGACAGGCACACCTTGATGAACTGCGCGATGCCCGCCGCGGCGCCCAGGTAACCCACGTTGTTGCTGATGGCGCCGAGCCTGCAGGGCACCGGCCGCTGCGTCCCGAGCGCCTCCCCGATGGCCTCCGCTTCGGCCGCGTCGCCCTTGAGGAACGACGAGCCGTGCATCTCGATGTAGTCGATGCTCGCCGGAGCCACCCCGCCCTGCTCACACGCCTGCCGGATGACGTCCGCCTGCGCCGAGGCGCTGGGCGCCATGATCCACTCGTTCCGGCCGTTGTGATTGACGGCGCTGCCCCGAATCACCGCGTACACGCGGTCACCGGGCTCAACCTTGGACAGGCGCTTGAGGACGACGACGCCAGCGCCCTCCCCGCGCACGTAGCCGTCCGCCTGCGCATCCAGGGTCCGGCACTGCCCCCGCTCGGAGAACACGCCGGCCTGGGACAGCATGATGCTGCTGTCCGGAGACAGCATCAGCTCGACGCCCCCGGCGAGGGCCATCTCCACCTCGCCCAGCGTCAAGCTGCGGCACGCCTCATGGAGGGCCACCGTCGAGGAGGCACACCCCACGCTCGACACGGTGCTGGGTCCCCGGAAATCAAAGGCGTAGGAGAGCCGGTTGGCCGCGAAGGACGCCGTCGTTCCCAGGACGGAATAGCCA
It encodes the following:
- a CDS encoding beta-ketoacyl synthase N-terminal-like domain-containing protein, with amino-acid sequence MLCEPIAVIGLGLRLPMSDCPRTLWQMLCDGIDATGDIPAGRWPLSSLFDAAPDRPGTIRNRKAGLIEGVELADPAAFRLTKRELRQMDPQHRLLFECAWHALEDAGLPFDAVRGSRTGVFMGVNFSDFQRMLARDWSSLDGYSVLGTTASFAANRLSYAFDFRGPSTVSSVGCASSTVALHEACRSLTLGEVEMALAGGVELMLSPDSSIMLSQAGVFSERGQCRTLDAQADGYVRGEGAGVVVLKRLSKVEPGDRVYAVIRGSAVNHNGRNEWIMAPSASAQADVIRQACEQGGVAPASIDYIEMHGSSFLKGDAAEAEAIGEALGTQRPVPCRLGAISNNVGYLGAAAGIAQFIKVCLSLHHRTLAPTIHVDAPNPLVSFDALGLSIQTELEPWAAREPGVPLRAGIVSTSLGGANGFVVLEAAPAAVLERTPAPVHFLALSALSQDALRQRALQLRDFLATTPDSVATLEDVCFTAALKRQHHRHRAVVIAGDRAGLVALLDSLATSSGTALLVQEGMPLEQVEAGRVFVADGTVPPEVFPVRAGRCVSLPVYPFQRQRLWPEWLSPDEVCRSPKDARPDAATLLQAAAVAAGDASRVPDVHGEAQMRAFLRGHLADVLEVEPATLDVQGRTFFELGLNSIGATLLKERISRALELPLSTTLFFELPRLESLAKRLLSLLEARRGRLPSDPGEVSTPEQEEQGLMERIAGLSEDEAREQIARTLAELSLEVA
- a CDS encoding type I polyketide synthase, producing MNRKDGFMAELSPLQQALLTIEKLQKKLATASNGEREPIAIIGMACRFPGGATSPAKFRDLLWGAREALTEIPSDRQALQGLYDPDPSRPGKLAMRRAGFVDEVDRFDAEFFHISRREAEGMDPQQRFFLEVSWEALEDAGIPPHQLQGTRTGVFAGVHAKDYAFVTGGGLEKVSAHYSTGVDASYVAGRLSYLLGLEGPSMAVDTACSSSLSAVHLACQSLRTEESTLAIAGGVKLILAPQLSVFLSKAGALSPSGHCRTFDRDADGMVQGEGCGVVVLKRLRDAVRDGDRILATLRGTGMNHDGASGGLTVPNVGAQEALYRRVLQRAGIEPGQVDYLEAHGTGTRLGDPIELDGVSRVYGAARTSERPLWIGSVKPNIGHTEAAAGIAGLIKAVLVLQAGEVPPSINFEHPTPEFAWEGSGLAVPRARTALAEKDGPHRVAVSSFGMSGVNAHALVEAYAEAAHAAVDAGPYVLPLSARSEPALRTLAASWLQYVSEAGPGARLQDACFMAGAGRSHHAHRAVLVARTPEALRAALHAVTEGRDAPGVNRGSGEGEPVFLFGGTEPEASRLMRELLGRDVFRAHAEKVDAVFRQVAGGSVIEQVAGAQAGEGHPVGTLLVLQLALAELWRACGLTPAAVSGFGVGALSAGVVAGALSVEDAVRLALQLTPAQPVRPQPVKYPFFSTVDGAWVEAGATVPGAYWERQRAAVIDPASSVANLCARNASAFIQVSCEASVGAALEATARSRGSKAVILRASRPGDDAWTGVLGVIAGGYSSGGSIRFEGLFTGARKTVVPTYPWQRERYWWDGAVAPAPSSVQPVRDASPRDLFCELTWHARTVGQGPVDAEGRWLIVSTQPAASESLRQSLSTAGGTVRVAIVGSEQASVLREWLSESPAPRGVIYLSGSEHPESLEGLHTSVQREVHAAASLVQTLARHSAPTLPRLFLVTQGSQAADGAAGPTAIAGAPLWGLGRVVAYEHPELACKRIDIEPAAFGALVTELARKVSASADDDEVVLRGEQRLVPSLTQTQTIPEGTGAFRPRQDRTYLITGGLGGIGLRLASWLVERGARHLALCGRKGETDEARQALAPLRAAGARVETFRVDVSRPESVAEMLAAVRRGGAPLGGIFHSAGVLADSSLLQWEPQGFETVMGPKVDGAWNLHALATDTTLEHFVLFSSTASLIGSPGQASYAAANAFLDALAHFRRARGLPAISLNWGSWGEVGMAVADARRGDRLAERGMSPMSVDEALAAMALVLAENRVTRGIARFDVTRWTASHPSIVASSLFRTESVTDAVPDVMEAPRKLREVLLALEGSARRGVLEARLKEMISEVGKIPTTKLSSTDSFDALGFDSIMALELRDMVLGELDVSMPLKSFVDESSIEQVTAELLGKLAVASVLGAASSERDDSKRVLL